The sequence below is a genomic window from Mytilus edulis chromosome 2, xbMytEdul2.2, whole genome shotgun sequence.
TTCTGTCTTGCCTCttcataattttcacaaaataataaataatgttcCACAGTTTCTAATTGACCACATTCACACTTGGGGtctatattttgattgattttgttttggtAATTTTTAGGTAGTATCCGGATCttaaatttctaataatttttgctgttttatgATCTGGATAATCAAATGTCGATTTTTTGCTGACAGTCTGATGAAAGTTATAATAAAATCTTCCTGTATCACTATTATCCCATCTATGTTGCCACTTTTTATTTACTAAAATTCTTGCTGCTGTTTCAATATCTTGTTTAGTTACTGTAATATGAGCTTCTTTTTGAATTTGATTTGCCTCTTTAGCTGCCTCTTTAGCTAGTTTATCAGCTATTTCATTTCCTTTAACATCTGCATGTCCTGGGGTccaatcaaaattaatttttattccaTGGTGTTTTTGGATAGATTTAATAAGGGAAATAATTTCATGTGAAGTGGATCtatgattttcaattttccaGTTTAATGTTAAAATTCCAATTGCTGATTGACTGTCCGAAAATATTTTTACTTCTtctattaatgttttatttttaattctgcTTACAtaatctaatataaattttattgcaaCAAGCTCTGCCAAAAGAATTGAACCCCTTTTTGAAACTGGTTGTTTAAGTTCTATTTCTTTATTGTTGAAGATTACAATTGCACCTGCTCCACAAGGTCTTGGGTTGGATTGGCAAGAACCGTCTGTAAAAGCAACAACTGTTGATGGAGATACTGTGTTAAGtttgtttaatattaaattttttccTGTGATTTCTTGTTCTTTAGTTCTGTTTTTTGAGAAACCAAGAGTACGCCAATATTCTGTTGGAGATTTTGATGCTTGTAGACCTTGAAATTGATATTCTGGCTCTATGTCATCAATACTGATATCTGTTTCTTCTTTCATGTTTTTTGCTTGTTGTAACATTAAGCCTAAAGGTGATATGAACTTGTCCACTGTTTCTTTGTTTTTCCATTCATCTATTTTGTTTCTGATAGGGATTTTGGTTGAATAAGAATTTAGTCTTGCAATATCTCTAATAGCCATTTCTTCTCTTCTAAGATCTAATGGCAAAACTCCTGCCATAACTTGTAATACTTCCAAACTGGCTGTTGCAGAAACTCCTAGACAAATAGATAAACCCTTTCTTTGGatggtatttaatttttttaagtgttCTTCTTAATTTTAAAATGGGGGTTCAGAGGGGTCCTGATtccgaaatcccaggcttaaaacatgaaatcctgagctCCTGAATCAAAAgtaatttaaatcctgacatcacgaaattaaaaaaaaagaattccttcatcccgaaatcctgagcttaaggtccatcataacaaacggacaaatatggctggatttacatgccaaaaattactatgagtacagacttAAATGTACCTGTGAacttggaaaagttttaatgcctggcatccactagatataataaagttaaatgcattttctgtttcagaaagataaaatctcttttggattttgacgggcattttttttccttcatgcaaaagatgtgaaaattaactaagttgtggtatAACTATGAGATGCACCCTCAGGTAAAAAACcagtttgtattgttttgattgttcttaattgacatggacaagaggtatcttcacaactataggtgagttaaagagtttatctgagtcagctgcgagtggacagtatcaaagtaattcaggtgtttgtttatttttgcaccttctgcagaaagggaaaaaaatgcccatcaaaaaccaagaaatattttatgtttgttaaatacaaaatgcatttaacttttatatatctagtggatgctaggcattaaaactttccaaacagcacaggtcAGTCTGTACACAGTGTGTTTTtttaggtgaaaatacggccatatttgtctatttgttatgatgaaccttaaaaacacctgatcccagCTGCAGAGTCCTGATAAGGGTCCCTTCCTTTATAAACCACACAGAAGGTTATAGTAACTTATAGACCTTGTCGATTTTTGTCCGCCATTTACAAAAATTCCAGTAAAAGTTTGATGTCACAATACAAAATACCGgacaccacaatggaaaagtgattgttgatGTCAATAGTTCAAGCGGCCTGCATGGCAGATTCTCAGGTCAACTGGGACAGATTTCCAAATACTGATAATGTGTATTAAAAGACATACATGTATCCACTTATTAAACACAATATTAATTAACAACAAATACAGATCCAGTTTGATTTTGAGTTGCACTTCTTTCAAtattctatatacatgatatacttttAAAGAAGACTAAATCTAAAAGGTCATGAAGGTGTCAAACCATATGAACTAATTGTTACATGTCAGATCAAAATATGAGAGATGTTTAATATGAATGAATACAATAATTTAATCATGTTAGTAGATATAtgttacataaaatatattacatgtattatagacatgatagacatgCAGCTTGTGTGAGGTAAACattatttctgtaaataaaatatgaaaaatccttATAAGTTAACCATGCTGCATGGTAActgtgtttattttcatttttaaataacaaGTATATATCATATACAACATTTGTACAATTCAGCATCTTTAAAATGCCATAAATCAAATTtcactattgattttttttttatcaactttgtTATTTGTTCTATTCTTAGACAGCTATGTACATAATTTTTACATTCAATTTTTAtgtttcctatatatatattaaagtaaattTGCAAGCAAGTTGTGTAAAAAAACTGATCACATTTTTTCAATCACCTTTAACCCTATGGCCACCCCCATCATGCCTTTTCCTTTTGGTAAATCTGATACACAAACCGCATTGCATGGCTATGGTcttttaattgtcaaaaatacagaactttgatataaacatgataaatgttcaAAGCTAGTTTCATTTCAGTCATGTCAGTAATTTATTTGACTTATTTATTTAATCTTATTTTAGATTTACATTTCCTGTTTTGAAATGTTTAGTAAATATGCACCCAGGCTGAGATGTAGATGTAACTCACTAAACAAATCTGTATCTATAAGATGCTTGAGTGACAAAGGTTCTGATCCAAATGATCCAGAGAAA
It includes:
- the LOC139510884 gene encoding uncharacterized protein, with amino-acid sequence MAGVLPLDLRREEMAIRDIARLNSYSTKIPIRNKIDEWKNKETVDKFISPLGLMLQQAKNMKEETDISIDDIEPEYQFQGLQASKSPTEYWRTLGFSKNRTKEQEITGKNLILNKLNTVSPSTVVAFTDGSCQSNPRPCGAGAIVIFNNKEIELKQPVSKRGSILLAELVAIKFILDYVSRIKNKTLIEEVKIFSDSQSAIGILTLNWKIENHRSTSHEIISLIKSIQKHHGIKINFDWTPGHADVKGNEIADKLAKEAAKEANQIQKEAHITVTKQDIETAARILVNKKWQHRWDNSDTGRFYYNFHQTVSKKSTFDYPDHKTAKIIRNLRSGYYLKITKTKSIKI